Proteins found in one Candidatus Amarolinea dominans genomic segment:
- a CDS encoding GNAT family N-acetyltransferase yields the protein MWHVDNLNDPETLLAFLQRDRAYAAYAIGDLEPALFGACTWFGAWRGVTLHTLALVYAGLQPPVLFTMGAPAGLQAIVATAALPSTVVIASRWQHVPILQARYAFDALSPMRRMAVQPLDFRPIVGATPVQRLHLDAAPALQALYALGGEHAPDAFSPSQVAEGVFYGIFAGAELAAAGGTHLVAHQLGVAAVGNIYTHPAHRGHGFATSITSAITAQLLADGLTVVLNVSEHNAPALAVYTKLGYRSVCRFAEGEGRGQRSEIGDQRPESCVESG from the coding sequence ATGTGGCACGTTGACAACCTGAACGACCCCGAGACGCTGCTCGCCTTCCTGCAACGCGATCGCGCCTACGCCGCCTATGCCATTGGCGACCTGGAACCGGCCCTCTTTGGCGCCTGCACCTGGTTCGGGGCTTGGCGCGGCGTGACCCTGCACACGCTGGCGCTGGTCTATGCCGGGCTGCAGCCGCCCGTGCTGTTCACCATGGGCGCGCCGGCGGGCCTGCAGGCGATTGTCGCGACCGCCGCGCTGCCGTCAACGGTGGTCATTGCCAGCCGCTGGCAGCATGTGCCGATCTTACAAGCGCGCTACGCCTTCGACGCATTGTCCCCCATGCGGCGCATGGCCGTGCAGCCGCTTGATTTCCGGCCCATCGTGGGCGCGACGCCGGTGCAACGCCTGCACCTGGACGCGGCGCCGGCCCTGCAGGCGCTCTATGCGCTTGGCGGCGAGCACGCGCCCGATGCCTTCAGCCCATCGCAGGTGGCCGAGGGCGTTTTTTATGGAATTTTCGCGGGCGCCGAGCTGGCAGCGGCCGGGGGCACACACCTGGTCGCACACCAGTTGGGGGTGGCCGCAGTGGGAAACATCTACACCCATCCCGCGCACCGCGGTCACGGGTTCGCAACGAGCATTACCAGCGCCATCACAGCGCAGTTGCTGGCCGACGGTCTGACCGTTGTCCTCAATGTCAGCGAGCACAATGCACCGGCATTGGCCGTGTACACCAAGCTCGGCTATCGTTCAGTGTGTCGGTTCGCTGAAGGGGAGGGGAGAGGTCAGAGATCGGAGATCGGAGATCAGAGACCAGAGAGCTGTGTGGAGAGCGGTTGA